In Escherichia ruysiae, a genomic segment contains:
- the polA gene encoding DNA polymerase I: MVQIPQNPLILVDGSSYLYRAYHAFPPLTNSAGEPTGAMYGVLNMLRSLIMQYKPTHAAVVFDAKGKTFRDELFEHYKSHRPPMPDDLRAQIEPLHAMVKAMGLPLLAVSGVEADDVIGTLAREAEKAGRPVLISTGDKDMAQLVTPNITLINTMTNTILGPEEVVNKYGVPPELIIDFLALMGDSSDNIPGVPGVGEKTAQALLQGLGGLDTLYAEPEKIAGLSFRGAKTMAAKLEQNKEVAYLSYQLATIKTDVELELTCEQLEVQQPAAEELLGLFKKYEFKRWTADVEAGKWLQAKGSKPAAKPQETLVVDETPEVVATVISYDNYVTILDEDTLKEWITKLEKAPVFAFDTETDSLDNISANLVGLSFAIEPGIAAYIPVAHDYLDAPDQISRERALELLKPLLEDEKALKVGQNLKYDRGILANYGIELRGIAFDTMLESYILNSVAGRHDMDSLAERWLKHKTITFEEIAGKGKNQLTFNQIALEEAGRYAAEDADVTLQLHLKMWPDLQKHKGPLNVFENIEMPLVPVLSRIERNGVKIDPKVLHNHSEELTLRLAELEKKAHEIAGEEFNLSSTKQLQTILFEKQGIKPLKKTPGGAPSTSEEVLEELALDYPLPKVILEYRGLAKLKSTYTDKLPLMINPKTGRVHTSYHQAVTATGRLSSTDPNLQNIPVRNEEGRRIRQAFIAPEDYVIVSADYSQIELRIMAHLSRDKGLLTAFAEGKDIHRATAAEVFGLPLETVTSEQRRSAKAINFGLIYGMSAFGLARQLNIPRKEAQKYMDLYFERYPGVLEYMERTRAQAKEQGYVETLDGRRLYLPDIKSSNGARRAAAERAAINAPMQGTAADIIKRAMIAVDAWLQAEQPRVRMIMQVHDELVFEVHKDDLDVVSKKIHQLMENCTRLDVPLLVEVGSGENWDQAH, encoded by the coding sequence AGCGCAGGCGAGCCGACCGGTGCGATGTACGGTGTCCTCAACATGCTGCGTAGTCTAATCATGCAATATAAACCGACACATGCAGCGGTGGTCTTTGACGCCAAGGGAAAAACCTTTCGTGATGAACTGTTTGAACATTACAAATCACATCGCCCGCCAATGCCGGACGATTTGCGAGCACAAATAGAACCTCTGCACGCGATGGTTAAAGCGATGGGACTGCCGCTGTTGGCGGTTTCTGGCGTAGAAGCGGACGACGTTATCGGCACTCTGGCGCGCGAAGCCGAAAAAGCCGGGCGTCCGGTGCTGATCAGCACTGGCGACAAAGATATGGCGCAGTTGGTGACGCCAAATATTACGCTTATCAATACCATGACAAACACCATCCTCGGCCCGGAAGAGGTGGTGAATAAGTACGGCGTACCGCCAGAACTGATCATTGACTTCCTGGCTCTGATGGGCGACTCCTCCGATAACATCCCAGGCGTACCGGGCGTGGGTGAAAAAACTGCGCAGGCACTGCTGCAGGGGCTTGGCGGGCTGGATACGCTGTATGCCGAGCCGGAAAAAATTGCTGGCCTAAGCTTCCGTGGCGCGAAAACAATGGCGGCGAAGCTAGAGCAAAACAAAGAAGTGGCTTATCTCTCTTACCAGCTGGCGACGATTAAAACCGATGTTGAGCTGGAACTGACCTGTGAACAACTGGAAGTGCAGCAACCGGCGGCTGAAGAGTTGTTGGGGCTGTTCAAAAAGTATGAGTTCAAACGCTGGACTGCTGATGTAGAGGCGGGCAAATGGTTACAGGCCAAAGGGTCTAAACCTGCCGCGAAGCCGCAGGAAACGCTTGTTGTCGACGAAACGCCAGAAGTGGTGGCAACGGTGATTTCTTACGATAACTACGTCACTATCCTTGATGAAGATACGCTGAAAGAATGGATTACGAAGCTGGAAAAAGCGCCGGTATTTGCATTTGATACCGAAACTGACAGCCTCGATAACATCTCTGCCAACCTGGTGGGGCTTTCCTTTGCTATCGAGCCAGGCATAGCGGCCTATATTCCGGTTGCTCATGATTATCTCGATGCGCCCGATCAAATCTCTCGCGAGCGTGCACTCGAGTTGCTAAAACCGCTGCTGGAAGATGAAAAGGCGCTGAAGGTCGGGCAAAACCTGAAATACGATCGCGGTATTCTGGCGAACTACGGCATTGAACTGCGTGGGATTGCGTTTGATACCATGCTGGAGTCCTACATTCTCAATAGCGTTGCCGGGCGTCACGATATGGACAGCCTCGCGGAACGTTGGTTGAAGCACAAAACTATCACTTTTGAAGAGATTGCCGGTAAAGGCAAAAATCAACTGACCTTTAACCAGATTGCCCTGGAAGAGGCCGGTCGCTACGCCGCCGAAGATGCAGACGTCACCTTACAATTGCATCTGAAAATGTGGCCGGATCTGCAGAAACACAAAGGGCCGTTGAACGTCTTCGAAAACATCGAAATGCCGCTGGTGCCGGTGCTTTCACGCATCGAACGCAACGGTGTGAAGATCGACCCGAAAGTGCTGCACAATCATTCTGAAGAGCTCACTCTGCGTCTGGCGGAGCTGGAAAAGAAAGCGCATGAAATTGCAGGTGAGGAATTTAACCTTTCGTCCACCAAGCAATTGCAAACTATTCTTTTTGAAAAACAAGGTATTAAGCCGCTGAAAAAAACGCCGGGTGGTGCGCCGTCAACGTCGGAAGAGGTACTGGAAGAACTGGCGCTGGACTATCCGTTGCCAAAAGTGATTCTGGAGTATCGTGGTCTGGCGAAGCTGAAATCGACTTACACCGACAAGCTGCCGCTGATGATCAACCCGAAAACCGGGCGTGTGCATACCTCTTATCACCAGGCAGTAACTGCAACGGGACGTTTATCGTCAACCGATCCTAACCTGCAAAACATTCCGGTGCGTAACGAAGAAGGTCGTCGTATCCGCCAGGCGTTTATTGCGCCAGAGGATTATGTGATTGTCTCAGCGGACTACTCGCAGATTGAATTGCGCATTATGGCGCATCTCTCGCGAGACAAAGGCTTGCTGACTGCATTTGCAGAAGGAAAAGATATCCACCGGGCAACGGCGGCAGAAGTGTTTGGTTTGCCACTGGAAACCGTCACCAGCGAGCAACGCCGTAGCGCGAAAGCAATCAACTTTGGTCTGATTTATGGCATGAGTGCTTTCGGTCTGGCGCGGCAATTGAACATTCCACGTAAAGAAGCGCAGAAGTACATGGATCTTTACTTCGAACGCTACCCTGGCGTGCTGGAGTATATGGAACGCACCCGTGCTCAGGCGAAAGAGCAGGGCTACGTTGAAACGCTGGACGGACGCCGTCTCTATTTGCCGGATATCAAGTCCAGCAACGGTGCGCGTCGTGCTGCGGCTGAACGTGCAGCAATTAACGCGCCGATGCAGGGAACTGCAGCCGACATCATCAAACGGGCGATGATTGCCGTCGATGCATGGTTACAGGCCGAGCAACCGCGCGTTCGTATGATCATGCAGGTACACGATGAACTGGTATTTGAAGTTCATAAAGATGATCTCGATGTGGTATCAAAGAAAATCCATCAATTGATGGAAAACTGTACCCGTCTGGATGTGCCGTTGCTGGTGGAAGTCGGAAGCGGTGAAAACTGGGATCAGGCGCACTAA
- the yihA gene encoding ribosome biogenesis GTP-binding protein YihA/YsxC, producing the protein MTNLNYQQTHFVMSAPDIRHLPSDTGIEVAFAGRSNAGKSSALNTLTNQKSLARTSKTPGRTQLINLFEVADGKRLVDLPGYGYAEVPEEMKRKWQRALGEYLEKRQSLQGLVVLMDIRHPLKDLDQQMIEWAVDSNIAVLVLLTKADKLASGARKAQLNMVREAVLAFNGDVQVETFSSLKKQGVDKLRQKLDTWFSEMQPIEENQDGE; encoded by the coding sequence TTGACTAATTTGAATTATCAACAGACGCATTTTGTGATGAGTGCGCCTGATATTCGCCACTTACCTTCCGATACCGGAATCGAAGTGGCTTTTGCAGGCCGTTCCAACGCAGGTAAATCCAGCGCGCTGAACACGCTGACTAACCAGAAAAGCCTGGCTCGTACCTCGAAAACACCAGGGCGCACCCAGCTTATCAACCTGTTTGAAGTGGCTGATGGCAAGCGTCTGGTTGACTTGCCTGGCTACGGTTATGCGGAAGTCCCGGAAGAGATGAAGCGCAAATGGCAGCGCGCGCTCGGCGAATACCTCGAAAAACGTCAGAGCCTGCAAGGTCTGGTGGTGCTGATGGATATTCGCCATCCGCTGAAAGATCTCGATCAGCAGATGATTGAGTGGGCGGTGGACAGTAATATCGCCGTGTTGGTGCTACTGACCAAAGCGGACAAACTGGCGAGCGGTGCACGTAAAGCGCAATTGAATATGGTGCGTGAAGCGGTGCTGGCATTTAATGGTGATGTGCAGGTAGAGACCTTCTCTTCGCTGAAGAAACAAGGTGTGGATAAGCTGCGTCAGAAGCTGGATACCTGGTTTAGCGAAATGCAGCCCATCGAAGAGAATCAGGACGGCGAATAA